In the Sphaerodactylus townsendi isolate TG3544 linkage group LG10, MPM_Stown_v2.3, whole genome shotgun sequence genome, one interval contains:
- the DLC1 gene encoding rho GTPase-activating protein 7 isoform X5 has product MQLAPPPLLLWRRPKKREMMILTQIEAKEACDWLRAAGFPQYAQLYEDLIFPIDITSVKREHDFLDRDAIEALCRRLNTLNKCAAMKLDISTHRKRSDDSDEDEPCAISGKWTFQRDSKRWSRLEEFNVLASKTPSSTSPDEAHLSSAASHESVLTDLSEHQEIVSVHSSSSSSSHPAASQSEAATTRTNSVISIGSSGNLVANEDSFSSLPSPKELSSFSFSVKVAEKNTKSKTRSLLKRMESLKIKSSHHSKNKAPSKLGLIISGPILQEGVDEEKLKQLNCVEISTLNGNHINVPMVRKRSVSNSTQTSSSSSQSETSSAVSTPSPVTRTRSLSTYNKRVGMYLEGFDPFNQSTFNDIIQQNFKNRESFSEDTVFFIPEDHKPGTFPKALSNGNFSPSDNSTSVNWRTGSFHGRSHLALRRENSSDSSKDLSVGKRRNSSSSVCSRLSIYDNVPGSMLYSSTGDLADLENEDLFPELDDILYHVKGMQKIVNQWSEKFSDEGDSDSALDSVSPCPSSPKQILLDADNDRTIPRDLDSMGNSLNDTEDSTGIQERRDSGVGASLTRSNRHRMRWHSFQTSHRPSLSSASLQIDCQSVVQMNLLQKYSLLKLTALLEKYTPSNKHGFSWAVPKFMKRIKVPDYRDRNVFGVPLTVNVQRTGQPLPHSIQQAMRYLRNQCLDQVGLFRKSGVKSRIQALRQMNENSTGKVNYEGQSAYDVADMLKQFFRDLPEPLMTNKLSETFLQIYQYVPKDQRLQAIKAAIMLLPDENREVLQILLYFLSDVTAAVKENQMTPTNLAVCLAPSLFHLNTLKRENSSPRQVSRVMQRKQSLGKPDQKDLNENLAATQGLGHMIAECKKLFQIPEEMSKCRNSYTEQDLKPLSLEELGQNSNSQPANYHSYIQDCMDDLLKEIKDKFKGWVNYSTSEQAELAYKKVCEGPPLRLWKSTIEIPAGPEEVLNRILKEQHLWDEDLLDAKVIEILDSQTDIYQYVQNSMAPHPARDYVVLRTWRANLSRGACSLLCSSVEHDRAAVLGVRVNVLLSRYLIEPSSSGKSKLTYMCRIDLRGHKPDWYAKAFGHLCAADVVKIRDSFIKQNVDSKEAKSR; this is encoded by the exons gcgtttaaatactttaaacaaatGTGCAGCGATGAAGCTAGACATCAGTACACACAGGAAACGG AGTGACGATTCTGATGAAGATGAGCCTTGTGCAATAAGTGgcaaatggacatttcagagGGACAGCAAGAGGTGGTCCAGACTTGAGGAGTTCAATGTGCTGGCTTCTAAGACTCCAAGTAGCACATCCCCAGATGAGGCTCACCTTAGTAGCGCAGCCAGCCATGAAAGTGTGCTGACGGACCTTAGTGAGCACCAAGAGATAGTTTCTGtccatagcagcagcagcagcagcagtcaccCAGCTGCGTCCCAGAGTGAAGCAGCCACCACCCGAACCAATTCGGTCATTAGCATTGGCTCATCAGGCAACCTTGTGGCCAATGAAGACTCCTTCAGCAGTTTGCCTTCTCCCAAAGAGCTGTCAAGTTTCAGCTTCAGTGTGAAAGTGGCTGAGAAGAACACCAAGTCCAAAACAAGAAGCCTTCTAAAGAGAATGGAGAGCCTAAAAATTAAAAGCTCCCATCACAGTAAAAACAAGGCCCCATCAAAACTTGGCCTCATTATCAGTGGGCCAATCTTACAGGAAGGGGTGGATGAAGAGAAGCTGAAGCAACTGAATTGCGTTGAGATCTCCACTCTCAATGGCAACCATATCAACGTCCCTATGGTACGGAAAAGAAGCGTCTCCAATTCTACCCAGACtagcagtagcagcagccaatcagaaacaaGCAGTGCAGTGAGCACCCCAAGCCCTGTCACAAGAACACGTAGTCTCAGCACATACAACAAAAGAGTGGGAATGTATCTAGAGGGCTTTGACCCATTCAACCAATCAACATTCAATGACATCAtacagcagaattttaaaaacagggaGAGCTTTTCGGAAGATACAGTGTTTTTCATTCCTGAGGACCACAAGCCTGGAACGTTTCCCAAAGCACTCTCCAATGGCAATTTTTCTCCATCGGATAACAGCACCTCTGTGAACTGGAGAACTGGAAGCTTTCATGGGCGCAGCCATCTTGCCCTCCGGAGGGAAAACAGTTCCGATAGCTCCAAAGATCTGAGTGTCGGGAAAAGGCGCAATTCCTCCAGCTCTGTCTGCAGTCGCCTGAGCATTTATGATAATGTGCCAGGATCCATGCTGTATTCCAGCACAGGTGATCTCGCTGACCTTGAAAATGAAGACCTTTTCCCCGAGCTTGATGACATTCTGTATCACGTAAAAGGAATGCAGAAAATAGTGAACCAATGGTCAGAGAAGTTTTCCGACGAAGGGGATTCTGATTCAGCCCTCGATTCGGTTTCCCCGTGCCCGTCCTCTCCCAAACAGATTCTTCTTGATGCGGACAATGATAGAACAATACCCAGAGATCTTGACAGTATGGGAAATTCTCTGAACGATACAGAAGACTCCACAGGAAtccaggaaagaagagactctggggtgggggcatcGTTGACACGCTCAAACAG GCACCGAATGAGGTGGCACAGCTTCCAGACATCTCACCGGCCCAGCTTAAGCTCAGCATCTTTACAGATCGACTGTCAGTCTGTGGTGCAGATGAACTTGCTGCAGAAATACTCCCTCCTGAAGTTAACAGCTCTTTTGGAGAAATATACGCCTTCCAATAAACACGGCTTCAGCTG GGCTGTGCCAAAGTTTATGAAGAGAATAAAGGTCCCTGATTATAGAGATCGAAATGTGTTTGGAGTTCCCCTTACAGTTAATGTCCAGCGTACAGGTCAGCCGCTTCCACACAGTATCCAGCAAGCCATGCGGTACCTTCGCAACCAGTGTCTGGATCAG GTTGGGCTTTTCCGAAAATCTGGAGTCAAGTCAAGAATCCAGGCTTTGCGGCAGATGAATGAAAACTCAACAGGCAAAGTCAACTACGAAGGCCAGTCGGCTTACGATGTGGCAGACATGCTGAAACAGTTTTTCCGTGACCTGCCAGAACCGCTCATGACCAACAAACTTTCAGAGACTTTCTTACAGATCTACCAAT ATGTGCCAAAGGACCAGCGTCTCCAGGCAATCAAGGCGGCCATTATGCTTCTCCCAGATGAAAACAGGGAGGTTCTACAAATTCTCCTATATTTCTTGAGTGATGTCACAGCTGCTGTGAAGGAAAACCAGATGACGCCAACAAACCTTGCTGTGTGCTTAGcaccttctcttttccatttgAATACCCTCAAGAGGGAAAATTCTTCTCCAAGGCAAGTCTCCAG GGTGATGCAGAGGAAACAGAGTCTGGGAAAACCTGATCAGAAGGATTTAAATGAGAATTTGGCTGCAACACAGGGCCTGGGTCACATGATTGCAGAGTGTAAGAAACTCTTTCAG ATCCCCGAAGAAATGAGCAAATGTCGGAATTCTTACACGGAACAAGATCTTAAGCCATTGAGCTTGGAGGAACTGGGACAAAATAGCAACTCTCAGCCTGCAAACTATCATTCTTACATCCAGGACTGTATGGATGATTTGCTGAAAGAGATAAAGGACAAATTTAAAGGCTGGGTCAACTATTCCACCTCAGAGCAAGCAGAGCTTGCCTACAAGAAG GTATGTGAGGGTCCCCCTCTCCGCTTGTGGAAGTCTACCATTGAAATCCCCGCAGGTCCCGAAGAGGTCTTAAACCGTATACTTAAAGAGCAGCACCTTTGGGACGAGGACCTTTTAGACGCCAAAGTGATTGAGATTTTGGACAGCCAGACTGATATATACCAATATGTACAAAACAGCATGGCACCACATCCAGCCAGAGACTATGTCGTCCTGAG GACTTGGAGGGCAAACTTGTCCAGGGGAGCCTGCTCACTTCTGTGCTCCTCAGTGGAACATGATCGTGCTGCAGTCCTTGGCGTGAGAGTAAACGTGCTTCTGTCCAGGTATCTCATAGAGCCATCCAGTTCAGGAAAATCCAAGCTGACCTACATGTGTAGAATTGATTTAag GGGGCATAAACCTGACTGGTATGCAAAGGCTTTTGGACATCTATGTGCAGCTGATGTTGTGAAGATCAGAGATTCTTTCATTAAGCAGAACGTGGACAGTAAGGAAGCAAAATCCAGGTGA
- the DLC1 gene encoding rho GTPase-activating protein 7 isoform X4 — protein sequence MDHPSVRAPLRRSFSDHIRSSTARALDAIWKTTRDQRLAEIEAKEACDWLRAAGFPQYAQLYEDLIFPIDITSVKREHDFLDRDAIEALCRRLNTLNKCAAMKLDISTHRKRSDDSDEDEPCAISGKWTFQRDSKRWSRLEEFNVLASKTPSSTSPDEAHLSSAASHESVLTDLSEHQEIVSVHSSSSSSSHPAASQSEAATTRTNSVISIGSSGNLVANEDSFSSLPSPKELSSFSFSVKVAEKNTKSKTRSLLKRMESLKIKSSHHSKNKAPSKLGLIISGPILQEGVDEEKLKQLNCVEISTLNGNHINVPMVRKRSVSNSTQTSSSSSQSETSSAVSTPSPVTRTRSLSTYNKRVGMYLEGFDPFNQSTFNDIIQQNFKNRESFSEDTVFFIPEDHKPGTFPKALSNGNFSPSDNSTSVNWRTGSFHGRSHLALRRENSSDSSKDLSVGKRRNSSSSVCSRLSIYDNVPGSMLYSSTGDLADLENEDLFPELDDILYHVKGMQKIVNQWSEKFSDEGDSDSALDSVSPCPSSPKQILLDADNDRTIPRDLDSMGNSLNDTEDSTGIQERRDSGVGASLTRSNRHRMRWHSFQTSHRPSLSSASLQIDCQSVVQMNLLQKYSLLKLTALLEKYTPSNKHGFSWAVPKFMKRIKVPDYRDRNVFGVPLTVNVQRTGQPLPHSIQQAMRYLRNQCLDQVGLFRKSGVKSRIQALRQMNENSTGKVNYEGQSAYDVADMLKQFFRDLPEPLMTNKLSETFLQIYQYVPKDQRLQAIKAAIMLLPDENREVLQILLYFLSDVTAAVKENQMTPTNLAVCLAPSLFHLNTLKRENSSPRVMQRKQSLGKPDQKDLNENLAATQGLGHMIAECKKLFQIPEEMSKCRNSYTEQDLKPLSLEELGQNSNSQPANYHSYIQDCMDDLLKEIKDKFKGWVNYSTSEQAELAYKKVCEGPPLRLWKSTIEIPAGPEEVLNRILKEQHLWDEDLLDAKVIEILDSQTDIYQYVQNSMAPHPARDYVVLRTWRANLSRGACSLLCSSVEHDRAAVLGVRVNVLLSRYLIEPSSSGKSKLTYMCRIDLRGHKPDWYAKAFGHLCAADVVKIRDSFIKQNVDSKEAKSR from the exons gcgtttaaatactttaaacaaatGTGCAGCGATGAAGCTAGACATCAGTACACACAGGAAACGG AGTGACGATTCTGATGAAGATGAGCCTTGTGCAATAAGTGgcaaatggacatttcagagGGACAGCAAGAGGTGGTCCAGACTTGAGGAGTTCAATGTGCTGGCTTCTAAGACTCCAAGTAGCACATCCCCAGATGAGGCTCACCTTAGTAGCGCAGCCAGCCATGAAAGTGTGCTGACGGACCTTAGTGAGCACCAAGAGATAGTTTCTGtccatagcagcagcagcagcagcagtcaccCAGCTGCGTCCCAGAGTGAAGCAGCCACCACCCGAACCAATTCGGTCATTAGCATTGGCTCATCAGGCAACCTTGTGGCCAATGAAGACTCCTTCAGCAGTTTGCCTTCTCCCAAAGAGCTGTCAAGTTTCAGCTTCAGTGTGAAAGTGGCTGAGAAGAACACCAAGTCCAAAACAAGAAGCCTTCTAAAGAGAATGGAGAGCCTAAAAATTAAAAGCTCCCATCACAGTAAAAACAAGGCCCCATCAAAACTTGGCCTCATTATCAGTGGGCCAATCTTACAGGAAGGGGTGGATGAAGAGAAGCTGAAGCAACTGAATTGCGTTGAGATCTCCACTCTCAATGGCAACCATATCAACGTCCCTATGGTACGGAAAAGAAGCGTCTCCAATTCTACCCAGACtagcagtagcagcagccaatcagaaacaaGCAGTGCAGTGAGCACCCCAAGCCCTGTCACAAGAACACGTAGTCTCAGCACATACAACAAAAGAGTGGGAATGTATCTAGAGGGCTTTGACCCATTCAACCAATCAACATTCAATGACATCAtacagcagaattttaaaaacagggaGAGCTTTTCGGAAGATACAGTGTTTTTCATTCCTGAGGACCACAAGCCTGGAACGTTTCCCAAAGCACTCTCCAATGGCAATTTTTCTCCATCGGATAACAGCACCTCTGTGAACTGGAGAACTGGAAGCTTTCATGGGCGCAGCCATCTTGCCCTCCGGAGGGAAAACAGTTCCGATAGCTCCAAAGATCTGAGTGTCGGGAAAAGGCGCAATTCCTCCAGCTCTGTCTGCAGTCGCCTGAGCATTTATGATAATGTGCCAGGATCCATGCTGTATTCCAGCACAGGTGATCTCGCTGACCTTGAAAATGAAGACCTTTTCCCCGAGCTTGATGACATTCTGTATCACGTAAAAGGAATGCAGAAAATAGTGAACCAATGGTCAGAGAAGTTTTCCGACGAAGGGGATTCTGATTCAGCCCTCGATTCGGTTTCCCCGTGCCCGTCCTCTCCCAAACAGATTCTTCTTGATGCGGACAATGATAGAACAATACCCAGAGATCTTGACAGTATGGGAAATTCTCTGAACGATACAGAAGACTCCACAGGAAtccaggaaagaagagactctggggtgggggcatcGTTGACACGCTCAAACAG GCACCGAATGAGGTGGCACAGCTTCCAGACATCTCACCGGCCCAGCTTAAGCTCAGCATCTTTACAGATCGACTGTCAGTCTGTGGTGCAGATGAACTTGCTGCAGAAATACTCCCTCCTGAAGTTAACAGCTCTTTTGGAGAAATATACGCCTTCCAATAAACACGGCTTCAGCTG GGCTGTGCCAAAGTTTATGAAGAGAATAAAGGTCCCTGATTATAGAGATCGAAATGTGTTTGGAGTTCCCCTTACAGTTAATGTCCAGCGTACAGGTCAGCCGCTTCCACACAGTATCCAGCAAGCCATGCGGTACCTTCGCAACCAGTGTCTGGATCAG GTTGGGCTTTTCCGAAAATCTGGAGTCAAGTCAAGAATCCAGGCTTTGCGGCAGATGAATGAAAACTCAACAGGCAAAGTCAACTACGAAGGCCAGTCGGCTTACGATGTGGCAGACATGCTGAAACAGTTTTTCCGTGACCTGCCAGAACCGCTCATGACCAACAAACTTTCAGAGACTTTCTTACAGATCTACCAAT ATGTGCCAAAGGACCAGCGTCTCCAGGCAATCAAGGCGGCCATTATGCTTCTCCCAGATGAAAACAGGGAGGTTCTACAAATTCTCCTATATTTCTTGAGTGATGTCACAGCTGCTGTGAAGGAAAACCAGATGACGCCAACAAACCTTGCTGTGTGCTTAGcaccttctcttttccatttgAATACCCTCAAGAGGGAAAATTCTTCTCCAAG GGTGATGCAGAGGAAACAGAGTCTGGGAAAACCTGATCAGAAGGATTTAAATGAGAATTTGGCTGCAACACAGGGCCTGGGTCACATGATTGCAGAGTGTAAGAAACTCTTTCAG ATCCCCGAAGAAATGAGCAAATGTCGGAATTCTTACACGGAACAAGATCTTAAGCCATTGAGCTTGGAGGAACTGGGACAAAATAGCAACTCTCAGCCTGCAAACTATCATTCTTACATCCAGGACTGTATGGATGATTTGCTGAAAGAGATAAAGGACAAATTTAAAGGCTGGGTCAACTATTCCACCTCAGAGCAAGCAGAGCTTGCCTACAAGAAG GTATGTGAGGGTCCCCCTCTCCGCTTGTGGAAGTCTACCATTGAAATCCCCGCAGGTCCCGAAGAGGTCTTAAACCGTATACTTAAAGAGCAGCACCTTTGGGACGAGGACCTTTTAGACGCCAAAGTGATTGAGATTTTGGACAGCCAGACTGATATATACCAATATGTACAAAACAGCATGGCACCACATCCAGCCAGAGACTATGTCGTCCTGAG GACTTGGAGGGCAAACTTGTCCAGGGGAGCCTGCTCACTTCTGTGCTCCTCAGTGGAACATGATCGTGCTGCAGTCCTTGGCGTGAGAGTAAACGTGCTTCTGTCCAGGTATCTCATAGAGCCATCCAGTTCAGGAAAATCCAAGCTGACCTACATGTGTAGAATTGATTTAag GGGGCATAAACCTGACTGGTATGCAAAGGCTTTTGGACATCTATGTGCAGCTGATGTTGTGAAGATCAGAGATTCTTTCATTAAGCAGAACGTGGACAGTAAGGAAGCAAAATCCAGGTGA
- the DLC1 gene encoding rho GTPase-activating protein 7 isoform X3, with protein sequence MDHPSVRAPLRRSFSDHIRSSTARALDAIWKTTRDQRLAEIEAKEACDWLRAAGFPQYAQLYEDLIFPIDITSVKREHDFLDRDAIEALCRRLNTLNKCAAMKLDISTHRKRSDDSDEDEPCAISGKWTFQRDSKRWSRLEEFNVLASKTPSSTSPDEAHLSSAASHESVLTDLSEHQEIVSVHSSSSSSSHPAASQSEAATTRTNSVISIGSSGNLVANEDSFSSLPSPKELSSFSFSVKVAEKNTKSKTRSLLKRMESLKIKSSHHSKNKAPSKLGLIISGPILQEGVDEEKLKQLNCVEISTLNGNHINVPMVRKRSVSNSTQTSSSSSQSETSSAVSTPSPVTRTRSLSTYNKRVGMYLEGFDPFNQSTFNDIIQQNFKNRESFSEDTVFFIPEDHKPGTFPKALSNGNFSPSDNSTSVNWRTGSFHGRSHLALRRENSSDSSKDLSVGKRRNSSSSVCSRLSIYDNVPGSMLYSSTGDLADLENEDLFPELDDILYHVKGMQKIVNQWSEKFSDEGDSDSALDSVSPCPSSPKQILLDADNDRTIPRDLDSMGNSLNDTEDSTGIQERRDSGVGASLTRSNRHRMRWHSFQTSHRPSLSSASLQIDCQSVVQMNLLQKYSLLKLTALLEKYTPSNKHGFSWAVPKFMKRIKVPDYRDRNVFGVPLTVNVQRTGQPLPHSIQQAMRYLRNQCLDQVGLFRKSGVKSRIQALRQMNENSTGKVNYEGQSAYDVADMLKQFFRDLPEPLMTNKLSETFLQIYQYVPKDQRLQAIKAAIMLLPDENREVLQILLYFLSDVTAAVKENQMTPTNLAVCLAPSLFHLNTLKRENSSPRQVSRVMQRKQSLGKPDQKDLNENLAATQGLGHMIAECKKLFQIPEEMSKCRNSYTEQDLKPLSLEELGQNSNSQPANYHSYIQDCMDDLLKEIKDKFKGWVNYSTSEQAELAYKKVCEGPPLRLWKSTIEIPAGPEEVLNRILKEQHLWDEDLLDAKVIEILDSQTDIYQYVQNSMAPHPARDYVVLRTWRANLSRGACSLLCSSVEHDRAAVLGVRVNVLLSRYLIEPSSSGKSKLTYMCRIDLRGHKPDWYAKAFGHLCAADVVKIRDSFIKQNVDSKEAKSR encoded by the exons gcgtttaaatactttaaacaaatGTGCAGCGATGAAGCTAGACATCAGTACACACAGGAAACGG AGTGACGATTCTGATGAAGATGAGCCTTGTGCAATAAGTGgcaaatggacatttcagagGGACAGCAAGAGGTGGTCCAGACTTGAGGAGTTCAATGTGCTGGCTTCTAAGACTCCAAGTAGCACATCCCCAGATGAGGCTCACCTTAGTAGCGCAGCCAGCCATGAAAGTGTGCTGACGGACCTTAGTGAGCACCAAGAGATAGTTTCTGtccatagcagcagcagcagcagcagtcaccCAGCTGCGTCCCAGAGTGAAGCAGCCACCACCCGAACCAATTCGGTCATTAGCATTGGCTCATCAGGCAACCTTGTGGCCAATGAAGACTCCTTCAGCAGTTTGCCTTCTCCCAAAGAGCTGTCAAGTTTCAGCTTCAGTGTGAAAGTGGCTGAGAAGAACACCAAGTCCAAAACAAGAAGCCTTCTAAAGAGAATGGAGAGCCTAAAAATTAAAAGCTCCCATCACAGTAAAAACAAGGCCCCATCAAAACTTGGCCTCATTATCAGTGGGCCAATCTTACAGGAAGGGGTGGATGAAGAGAAGCTGAAGCAACTGAATTGCGTTGAGATCTCCACTCTCAATGGCAACCATATCAACGTCCCTATGGTACGGAAAAGAAGCGTCTCCAATTCTACCCAGACtagcagtagcagcagccaatcagaaacaaGCAGTGCAGTGAGCACCCCAAGCCCTGTCACAAGAACACGTAGTCTCAGCACATACAACAAAAGAGTGGGAATGTATCTAGAGGGCTTTGACCCATTCAACCAATCAACATTCAATGACATCAtacagcagaattttaaaaacagggaGAGCTTTTCGGAAGATACAGTGTTTTTCATTCCTGAGGACCACAAGCCTGGAACGTTTCCCAAAGCACTCTCCAATGGCAATTTTTCTCCATCGGATAACAGCACCTCTGTGAACTGGAGAACTGGAAGCTTTCATGGGCGCAGCCATCTTGCCCTCCGGAGGGAAAACAGTTCCGATAGCTCCAAAGATCTGAGTGTCGGGAAAAGGCGCAATTCCTCCAGCTCTGTCTGCAGTCGCCTGAGCATTTATGATAATGTGCCAGGATCCATGCTGTATTCCAGCACAGGTGATCTCGCTGACCTTGAAAATGAAGACCTTTTCCCCGAGCTTGATGACATTCTGTATCACGTAAAAGGAATGCAGAAAATAGTGAACCAATGGTCAGAGAAGTTTTCCGACGAAGGGGATTCTGATTCAGCCCTCGATTCGGTTTCCCCGTGCCCGTCCTCTCCCAAACAGATTCTTCTTGATGCGGACAATGATAGAACAATACCCAGAGATCTTGACAGTATGGGAAATTCTCTGAACGATACAGAAGACTCCACAGGAAtccaggaaagaagagactctggggtgggggcatcGTTGACACGCTCAAACAG GCACCGAATGAGGTGGCACAGCTTCCAGACATCTCACCGGCCCAGCTTAAGCTCAGCATCTTTACAGATCGACTGTCAGTCTGTGGTGCAGATGAACTTGCTGCAGAAATACTCCCTCCTGAAGTTAACAGCTCTTTTGGAGAAATATACGCCTTCCAATAAACACGGCTTCAGCTG GGCTGTGCCAAAGTTTATGAAGAGAATAAAGGTCCCTGATTATAGAGATCGAAATGTGTTTGGAGTTCCCCTTACAGTTAATGTCCAGCGTACAGGTCAGCCGCTTCCACACAGTATCCAGCAAGCCATGCGGTACCTTCGCAACCAGTGTCTGGATCAG GTTGGGCTTTTCCGAAAATCTGGAGTCAAGTCAAGAATCCAGGCTTTGCGGCAGATGAATGAAAACTCAACAGGCAAAGTCAACTACGAAGGCCAGTCGGCTTACGATGTGGCAGACATGCTGAAACAGTTTTTCCGTGACCTGCCAGAACCGCTCATGACCAACAAACTTTCAGAGACTTTCTTACAGATCTACCAAT ATGTGCCAAAGGACCAGCGTCTCCAGGCAATCAAGGCGGCCATTATGCTTCTCCCAGATGAAAACAGGGAGGTTCTACAAATTCTCCTATATTTCTTGAGTGATGTCACAGCTGCTGTGAAGGAAAACCAGATGACGCCAACAAACCTTGCTGTGTGCTTAGcaccttctcttttccatttgAATACCCTCAAGAGGGAAAATTCTTCTCCAAGGCAAGTCTCCAG GGTGATGCAGAGGAAACAGAGTCTGGGAAAACCTGATCAGAAGGATTTAAATGAGAATTTGGCTGCAACACAGGGCCTGGGTCACATGATTGCAGAGTGTAAGAAACTCTTTCAG ATCCCCGAAGAAATGAGCAAATGTCGGAATTCTTACACGGAACAAGATCTTAAGCCATTGAGCTTGGAGGAACTGGGACAAAATAGCAACTCTCAGCCTGCAAACTATCATTCTTACATCCAGGACTGTATGGATGATTTGCTGAAAGAGATAAAGGACAAATTTAAAGGCTGGGTCAACTATTCCACCTCAGAGCAAGCAGAGCTTGCCTACAAGAAG GTATGTGAGGGTCCCCCTCTCCGCTTGTGGAAGTCTACCATTGAAATCCCCGCAGGTCCCGAAGAGGTCTTAAACCGTATACTTAAAGAGCAGCACCTTTGGGACGAGGACCTTTTAGACGCCAAAGTGATTGAGATTTTGGACAGCCAGACTGATATATACCAATATGTACAAAACAGCATGGCACCACATCCAGCCAGAGACTATGTCGTCCTGAG GACTTGGAGGGCAAACTTGTCCAGGGGAGCCTGCTCACTTCTGTGCTCCTCAGTGGAACATGATCGTGCTGCAGTCCTTGGCGTGAGAGTAAACGTGCTTCTGTCCAGGTATCTCATAGAGCCATCCAGTTCAGGAAAATCCAAGCTGACCTACATGTGTAGAATTGATTTAag GGGGCATAAACCTGACTGGTATGCAAAGGCTTTTGGACATCTATGTGCAGCTGATGTTGTGAAGATCAGAGATTCTTTCATTAAGCAGAACGTGGACAGTAAGGAAGCAAAATCCAGGTGA